In Phocoena phocoena chromosome 3, mPhoPho1.1, whole genome shotgun sequence, a single window of DNA contains:
- the LOC136120678 gene encoding granzyme A-like, whose amino-acid sequence MRNSSTFLAATLSMVIFLLLIPEDLCVKIIGGNEVTPHSRPYMVLLQEKSICAGALIAKDWVLTAAHCNLNRRSQIVLGAHSITKKEPEKQIMFVKKEFPYPCYDQDTHEGDLKLLKLNKKATINKNVAILPLPKLGDDVKPGTMCQVAGWGRFRNNSPPSDILREVNVTVIDRKICNDQSHYNYNPAIGLNMICAGSLQGGRDSCSGDSGSPLICEGIFRGITAFGLPGKCGDPRGPGVYTLLSKKHLSWIAKTMKHAV is encoded by the exons ATGAGGAACTCCTCTACCTTTCTGGCAGCCACTCTCTCAATGGTCATTTTCCTCCTTCTAATTCCTGAAG atcTCTGTGTAAAAATTATTGGAGGAAATGAAGTTACTCCTCATTCAAGACCCTACATGGTGCTACTTCAAGAGAAAAGTATCTGTGCCGGGGCTTTGATTGCAAAAGACTGGGTATTGACTGCAGCTCACTGTAACCT GAACAGAAGATCCCAGATCGTTCTTGGGGCTCACTCAATAACCAAGAAAGAGCCTGAAAAACAGATCATGTTTGTTAAGAAAGAGTTTCCCTATCCATGCTATGACCAGGACACGCATGAGGGTGATCTTAAACTTCTGAAG CTGAACAAAAAAGCAACAATTAATAAAAACGTGGCTATCCTTCCCCTCCCTAAATTGGGGGATGATGTGAAACCTGGAACTATGTGTCAAGTTGCAGGGTGGGGTAGGTTTCGCAATAATTCACCTCCGTCTGATATTTTGAGAGAGGTCAATGTCACCGTCATAGACAGAAAAATCTGCAACGATCAAAGCCACTATAATTATAACCCTGCGATTGGACTGAATATGATTTGTGCCGGAAGCCTCCAAGGTGGAAGAGATTCCTGCAGT GGAGATTCTGGGAGCCCTTTGATATGTGAAGGCATTTTCAGAGGCATCACTGCCTTTGGCCTTCCAGGGAAATGCGGAGACCCTCGAGGACCTGGCGTCTATACTCTTCTCTCAAAGAAACACCTCAGCTGGATAGCTAAGACTATGAAACATGCAGTTTAG